The sequence GTTCGCTACGTCAAACTAGTCACCAGTCGGAATGCTCTGGAGGCAGGCGGCTCCGGATGCGGCTACGTTCGCTTTGGTGAAATTCGTGTGCTGGCTCCCACCTTCACACCGTTGGATGGCCCGGCACAAAACCGTCAGCCCCAAAAGCTGGTGTTGTTTGGTGATTCGGGGATGAACGAGGGGACCAACAAAGACTACCAGGTCTTTTTGTTCTACACGAACGGGGATTCCGAAGATGTCACGACGCTGGCCACGCTCTCGATCACCGGCACGGATGTGGGTTTTGCCTTGGTCGGTAATCAGGCCCGGTTGACGGCGGCTACCAACAGCACCGCAGGCGATACCCGGACGGTGACGCCGAAGGCCAGTTATCTGGGTCTGTCAGCGACCAAGGACGTCAACGTCTATGATGCCTCGATTACGGTCTATATCGTGAGCTACCGCATTGATCGGATCGAAGATTCAACCACTATCACCGAGGGCGGAGCCGCTGGTACCTTCAAGATCACCGCTGAAATGTCGGATGGATCTACCCAGCAATACACCCAGGCGGGCGCTTACGGCATCATTGCTCCCTATCCCGATGGCATGACGGCCACTACGGGTGCCAATGCGATCGGCACGGTGACCCTGCCAGCCGGTTCGATCACCGCGAATCTCAACAGTGTGCTGCGCTTCACCTTCCCGGCCGGCGGTGGGTTTATCGAAAAAACGATTGCCCTGGTCAATGTAGCCGACACCGGTCCAAGCTTCACGGGCTACGACATAACAGGTGATCTGACCCTGAATGAAAGTGCCACGGCGACTGTCACCGGCAACTACCAGGTTATTGAACGCTACGACGATAACAGCACCAGACTTTACACAGGCGGAGGTGCTTACTCGGTGGATCCGGCCTATCCGAATGGACTAAGCTATGCGACTGGCTCCGCGGGTACCGGAACCGTGACGCTGCCGGCTAACAGCATCACGGGGGATGTGAATATTACCCTGCGATTCACCTTCCCCGGTAATAGCACCATTACCAAGACCGTGCAGCTGGTTAATGTGGCCTCACCGGCCCAGCCCAGTAAAATCATGGCGGTCGATTTCCGCTACTTCCACGATGTATCGGCCACCTTCCACTGGTATGTCAAAACCGATATAGCCGCTGGAGTCCAGTATACGGTCGAGTGGCCAGCTCAGGGCTCCTATGCGGCTCAGATTAAAGCCAACGGGGGCTGGCTCAATGGCGCTGACTTTGACAACGATCCGGCAGGCTATCAGAAAGTGTGTGCCCTGATCCGGGACACCCCCGCTCAGTTCAAGCTCTACCTGCGCACAGTGGATAATCCATCGGTGGAACTCCAGCTCACCATCAACCGGCCAAGCAGTAGCCAGGCCCGCCAAACCATCTATACCGCACCCTGACTATGGCAGTAACTGACTTCGACTATGTGCCGATCACGGTGAACGGCATGAGCAAATTTCTCCAGGTAGCCTTTGGCGCTGGCTGCGCGGTAGTATCGGGCAACCTGCCACCGGGCTTTGTGCTGGTGGACGTGGTGCCTGATGCGCCCGCTGGCTTTCAGTTAAAAACCCGCGATTGTGGCGATCCCAATGAAACGGAGGCCATCTACGATCCGGCGCACCCACATGGCAACGGAACCAATAATCCATTACCGACCGATGGTTCGGCCTGGCCGAATGGCGACCCCAATGATCACGACGATCTGAACACGAAAGTCACGTTCTCCAACCCGGTTATCCTGATCGATCAAATACAACCCTAACATGAAAAAGCTGCTTTTACTCTGGTTGCTGATCAGCAGTAGCCTTCAGGCTCAGACCTACCGACCGACCCTGCGCGAAAACGGCAACGACTATACCTACGCTCCTCAGGAAGCGAAGGCAGTCGTCAACTGGAAGCGGTTCCCCAGATTCTCCATTAATAAGGATTGGATCTACTGGGGCCCACGTTTTGTCAAGCGGAGCGGAGACATCGGCCAGTGGGACGATGATTTTCTGACGCATGGTTTTCGGCAGTTAGTGCCCAACCTGAACTATTCCGGAACCGGCAATGATGCCGTCAATAATCAGGACATTCTCAACAATGCAGGCAGTGCTTACATGGGCTATGTGCTCATGCCAGGCACGGCTAGCCAGATGCCGGATTATTTAAAAAATCCGTATAACGCTTTACCCGCCGGTGATTTAAAGGACAAAATCGGCCAGTATATCAACTCGTTGATACCCGTCACCGACCCCACCGCCGCCAAACTAATGGGCCACTGGATGGGTGATTTGATTAAGAATTCCATCTGTGGGGGTAAAATCCCAAAATGGGTGACGATCGATGAGGAAAGCGCCCACTACTGGGATGCCGGTGGCGAAGGCTCACTTCGCCTATTTGTGGGCTATCTCTACCAGGGGATTCTGGAGGTCTGCACGACCAGCAAAGTG comes from Spirosoma aureum and encodes:
- a CDS encoding discoidin domain-containing protein gives rise to the protein MPGIRIDTPIGDGWDYSLDSQTWQSSPKFSTKPDGSAFVVGTLYTVHCRHQEQNIIKDVTIIFGEDSSEAIFDTIAKRGTPAKRGWTDQILRLMGGIISDLPTTTDADYATVVIDDLGKMWRRGGKILDYIRVTGPNAFPKNQTGQFVATAYYTDGTSKPAIGAVFTVQGVDATINFASGLMTPGPNAEVGGAYTVTATFNGKTHSKGTTLTDPIIAFTVAGAPKYFEPVGLLGPNYDGSLDVVNCFQITGWVADLNHPNIPAQARIYINGILATTITATQSRSDVSQANNLTNTTGHIYGFSYNVPSSFRNGTAITVELKPVSGNNAFRFSPKTSAEACLDLSNLLNVAQSKTVTAEFVGWSDDWLPAHLTDDNNATGWTSSCIAETTPSTIQIDLNGTAAPQTISIMPHPAGDGATWLPFDYVIWGSLDGTSWFVMCTVLNQSRTSAEIVLPVEKDLSNNYRTVRYVKLVTSRNALEAGGSGCGYVRFGEIRVLAPTFTPLDGPAQNRQPQKLVLFGDSGMNEGTNKDYQVFLFYTNGDSEDVTTLATLSITGTDVGFALVGNQARLTAATNSTAGDTRTVTPKASYLGLSATKDVNVYDASITVYIVSYRIDRIEDSTTITEGGAAGTFKITAEMSDGSTQQYTQAGAYGIIAPYPDGMTATTGANAIGTVTLPAGSITANLNSVLRFTFPAGGGFIEKTIALVNVADTGPSFTGYDITGDLTLNESATATVTGNYQVIERYDDNSTRLYTGGGAYSVDPAYPNGLSYATGSAGTGTVTLPANSITGDVNITLRFTFPGNSTITKTVQLVNVASPAQPSKIMAVDFRYFHDVSATFHWYVKTDIAAGVQYTVEWPAQGSYAAQIKANGGWLNGADFDNDPAGYQKVCALIRDTPAQFKLYLRTVDNPSVELQLTINRPSSSQARQTIYTAP